Proteins encoded by one window of Fusarium graminearum PH-1 chromosome 1, whole genome shotgun sequence:
- a CDS encoding replication factor C subunit 2, with protein MASFFDLKARKAAAAANGNADQKQDKPTNTRNQPWVEKYRPKTLSDVTAQDHTVDVLQRTLQSSNLPHMLFYGPPGTGKTSTVLALAKELYGPDMIKSRVLELNASDERGISIVREKVKNFARMQLTNPPPGYKDKYPCPPFKIIILDEADSMTQDAQSALRRTMETYSKITRFCLICNYVTRIIDPLASRCSKFRFKSLDQSNAKKRLEEIAEKEGVPLEDGAVDALIKCSEGDLRKAITYLQSAARLVGASASDKDGEGDEAMDVDKKAVTVKIVEDIAGVIPDSTIGDLVSAIRPKSSGSSYQAISDVVEKLVADGWSAGQVVGQLYQALTYDEIIPDAQKNKIVMVFSEVDKRLVDGADEHLSVLDLSVRISAILAKK; from the exons ATGGCTAGCTTTTTCGATCTCAAGGCTAgaaaggctgctgctgctgcgaaTGGTAACGCCGaccagaaacaagacaagcctACCAATACTCGAAATCAACCCTGGGTCGAAAAATA CCGACCAAAGACTCTCAGCGATGTCACTGCCCAAGACCACACCGTCGATGTCCTCCAAAGGACACTCCAATCCTCCAAT CTCCCTCACATGCTGTTCTACGGCCCTCCCGGTACAGGAAAAACGTCGACTGTCCTAGCACTGGCGAAGGAGCTTTATGGTCCCGACATGATCAAGTCGAGAGTGCTTGAGCTCAACGCTTCCGACGAGCGTGGCATCTCCATCGTCCgagaaaaggtcaagaactTTGCGCGAATGCAATTGACAAACCCACCCCCTGGATACAAAGACAAATATCCCTGCCCTCCGTTCAAGATCATTATCCTCGACGAGGCCGACTCCATGACCCAAGATGCCCAGAGCGCACTACGACGAACCATGGAGACGTACAGCAAGATCACTCGTTTCTGTCTGATTTGCAACTACGTCACTCGGATTATAGATCCGCTCGCCAGTCGATGCAGCAAATTCCGATTCAAGAGTCTCGACCAGAGCAATGCGAAGAAGcgacttgaagagattgCGGAGAAGGAAGGTGTGCCCCTCGAAGATGGTGCGGTTGACGCTCTCATCAAGTGTAGCGAGGGCGATCTTCGAAAGGCTATCACCTACTTACAAAGTGCTGCTCGACTGGTGGGTGCCAGCGCTTCCGACAAGGACGGAGAGGGTGATGAAGCAATGGACGTGGATAAGAAGGCAGTCACAGTCAAGATCGTCGAGGACATCGCTGGTGTTATTCCGGATAGTACCAttggtgatcttgtcagcgCAATACGCCCAAAGAGCTCAGGATCATCGTACCAGGCTATTTctgatgttgtcgagaagcttgttgcAGACGGTTGGAGTGCAGGACAAGTTGTTGGCCAG CTCTATCAAGCTTTGACATATGATGAGATAATTCCCGACGCACAGAAGAACAAAATTGTCATGGTTTTTTCAGAGGTTGATAAGCGATTAGTGGACGGAGCTGATGAGCACCTTTCTGTCCTCGACCTCTCAGTGAGAATATCAGCTATCCTGGCGAAGAAATGA